GAAGCATAAAAATAGAACCTTACTATATCTATGAGAACATTTCCAATGGGCGGAGTCCATCCGTCGGAAAATAAGTTGAGCTGCGCCAAACCGATCGAGGTGCTGCCGCTGCCCGATGTGGTGACGATTCCCCTCGCACAGCACATCGGCGCCCCGGCGGTGGCCAAGGTCGCCAAAGGCGATCGGGTGCTCACGGGCCAGCTCATCGCCGAAGCCGGCAGTTTCATGTCGGCGAACATCCACTCCCCGATTTCGGGTACGGTGACGGCTGTCGATATGGTCGTCAACGGCCAGGGCCTGCGCCAGATGATGATCACCATCAAGCGCGAGGGCGACGACTGGGCCGAGGGCATCGACCGTTCGGACGCGCTGGTGAAGGTCTGCCCCTTCTCGGCGCAGGAGATCATCGCCAAGATCAAGGACGCCGGCATCGTCGGCATGGGCGGCGCGACGTTCCCCACGCACGTGAAACTCTCGGTTCCTCCCGGAAAGAAGGCCGAGTGCGTCATCATTAACGGCGTGGAGTGCGAACCCTATCTTACGTCGGACCACCGCACGATGCTGGAGCACGGCGAGGAACTGGTCGTCGGCGTCACGATTCTGATGAAGGCCGTGGGCGTCGGGAAAGCGTATATCGGTATCGAGAACAACAAACCCGACGCGATCGCGCATCTGACGAAGATCGCCGCCGGATACAAGGGCATCGAGGTCGTACCCCTAAAGGTGATGTACCCGCAGGGGGGTGAGAAACAGCTGATCGCAGCCGTCACGGGCCGTCAGGTTCCGCCTCCGCCCGCGCTGCCGATCGACGTGGGGGCCGTGGTGTGCAACGCCTCGACGACCGTTGCCGTCTATCAGGCCGTGCTGAAGAACAAACCGCTGATCGAGCGGGTGGTGACCGTCACGGGCAAGAGCGTGAAGGAGCCGAAGAACCTGCTGACCCGCATGGGTACGCCGATCTCGGCGCTGATCGAGGCCGCGGGCGGCCTTCCCGGGGATGCGGGCAAGGTGATCAACGGCGGTCCGATGATGGGCCGGGCGATGGTGAACCTCGACTCGCCCGTGACGAAGGGCTGCTCGGGCATCACCGTCATGTCGGGCCGCGACGCACAGCGCCGCGAGGCGACGCAGTGCATCAAGTGCGCCAAGTGCGTCTCCGCCTGTCCGATGGGACTGGAACCCTATTACCTCTCGAAGATGACCCAGAAGAAGGGCTGGGACGAACTGGAAGCGCTGATGATCACCTCGTGCATCGAGTGCGGCTGCTGCCAGTCGACGTGTCCGGCCTATCTGCCGCTGCTGGACTGGGTGCGCCTCGGCAAGCAGACCGTGATGGGCCTGATCCGCGCACGAGCAGCGGCTGCACCTAAAAAGTAAATGAAAAAACAGTATAGATATGGCTAATAAACTCATTGTGGCTCCCGCACCCCACGTGCAGACGGCCCAGTCGACGACCCGGATCATGCGCGACGTCGTGATCGCGCTGATGCCCGCGCTGGTCGTGTCGACGGTGGTCTTCGGACTGGACGTGCTGCGCGTTACGGCCCTTTCCGTGGTGTCGTGCGTGGTGATCGAGTACCTGATTCAGAAATTCATGGTCCGCGGTGCGACTACCGTCGGCAACTGGTCGGCCGTGGTGACGGGCGTGCTGCTTGCCTTCAACCTTCCGGCGTCGATTCCCTGGTGGATCGTCGTGATGGGCGCCTTCGTGGCCATCGCCGTCGCCAAAATGACCTTCGGCGGCCTGGGCAAGAACCCCTTCAACCCCGCGCTGGTGGGACGCGTGTTCCTGCTGATCGCCTATCCGGTGCAGATGACCACCTGGCCGCTGCCCGTGAACGGCTCGTTCGACGTTCTGTCGGGCGCCACGCCGCTGGCGGCCGTGAAGCAGGGGCTGGCGGGTCCCGGCGCCATCGGCGTGCAGGAGATGCTGCTGGGCAACATCCCCGGTTCGCTGGGCGAGGTGGCCGCTGCGGCCTTGCTGTGCGGATTCGTCTACCTGCTGTGGCGGCGCGTGATCACGTGGCACATTCCCGTGACGGTGCTCGCGACGATGGCTGTGTTCGCCGGGGTGGTTGCGATGTGCTCCGTGTCGTTCGACGCGCTTCCGCAGGCTGCCGACGGAACCTGTTCGGCCGGTTATAAACTGGGATACCTCTTCGGGACTGCGTGGAGGGCCGGTATATTCCATGTCCTTGCGGGCGGCGCGATGTTAGGTGCGATCTTCATGGCCACGGACTATTCGACCTCGCCGATGACCGTTCGGGGCGGCGTGATCTTCGCCGTGGGAATCGGACTGATCACCATGTGCATCCGTCTGTGGGGCGCTTATCCCGAGGGCATGTCGTTTGCGATCCTGATTATGAACGCCTGCGTGCCCCTGATCAACAAATATGTCAAACCCAAGCGCTTCGGCGTGAAATAAGAGGAGGTGACAGCATGAAAAGTACACTTTTGAACATGACGGCCGTCCTCTTCGGCATCACCCTCGTGGCTTCGGCCGGAGTGGGCTTCGTCAATATGATTACCGTGGAGCCGATCGCGGCGGCCAAGGAGGCCGCGACGCTGGCGGCCCTGAACGAGGTGCTTCCGGCGTTCGACGTCACGACGACCGAGGAGCTGACCATCGACGACATGCCGATCACGGTTTACACGGCGACGGCCGGGGGCAGCGTGAGCGGTTATGCCGTGCAGTCGATGACCAAGCAGGGCTTCGGCGGCGTGGTGCGCCTGATGGTGGGCTTCACGCCCGAGGGCGAAGTCGTGAACGTCAACGTGTTGGAGCAGACCGAGACTCCGGGTCTCGGTACCAAGATGGCCGACGAGGGCAACGTCCTGCTTGCGAGCGTCAAGGGACGGAAACTCGAATCGAAGAAGCTCGTCGACGGCAAGCTGGCTGTGACGAAGGATGGCGGCGACGTCGATGCGCTGACCGCCGCAACGATCTCGTCGCGCGCCTATGTAGACGCGATCAACCGCGCGTGGATGGCTTACAAGAGCGTGGCGACGGGCGAAGCCCCGACCGACACGGCGTCCGGAGCGACGGCCGCCGCCGGACAAACCAACGAGCCTGCGGCTCAGGAAGGAGGTCAAAATGAATAAACTGCAAATTATATCGAGCGGCATCGTCAAGAACAACCCGACGTTCGTGCTGGTGCTGGGCATGTGCCCCACGCTGGGTACGACGACTTCGGCCGAAAACGGCATGGGCATGGGGCTGGCGACGATGGCCGTGCTGATCATGTCGAACCTTGTGATTTCGCTGATCAAGAACATCATTCCCGACAAGGTCCGCATCCCGGCGTTCATCGTCGTGATCGCCTCGTTCGTGACGATCATCCAGATGCTGATGCAGGCCTATGTGCCGGCGCTGTACGGAGCGCTGGGTGTCTTCATCCCGCTGATCGTGGTGAACTGCATCATCCTCGGCCGCGCCGAGGCCTTCGCTTCGAAGAACTCCCCGCTGGATTCGATCCTCGACGGCGTGGGCATCGGCCTGGGCTTCACGCTGGCGCTGACTGTGATCGGCGCCGTGCGCGAGATCCTGGGCAGCGGCGCCATCTTCGGCGTCAACCTCGGCTTTGCGGACGTTGCGCCGCTGATCTTCGTGCTGGCCCCGGGGGCATTCCTGGTGCTGGGCTATCTGATGGTATTGTTTAACAAATTAGCCAAGAAATAGTTATGGAGCTTTCCTATTTTGCAATCATCATCGGCGCCATCTTCGTCAACAACGTCGTGCTGGCGCAGTTCCTCGGCATCTGCCCCTTTCTGGGCGTGTCGTCGAAAGTCGAGACTTCGCTGGGTATGGGAGCTGCCGTAACCTTCGTGATGGCCATTGCGGCCGTCGTGGCGTGGCTGATTCAGACCTATGTGCTCGTGCCGCTGGACATCGTCTATATGCAGACGATCGTCTTCATCCTCGTGATTGCGGCCCTCGTGCAGATGGTCGAGATCATGCTCAAGAAGCTCTCGCCGTCGCTCTATCAGGCGTTGGGCATCTTCCTGCCCCTGATCACCACTAACTGCGCCGTGCTGGGCGTCGCGATCCTGATGATCCAGAAGGAGTTCAACCTGTTGCAGAGCGTCACTTATTCGGTGGCCACGGCCCTCGGTTTCGCCCTCGCGCTGGTGCTCTTCGCAGGTATCCGCGAGCGTCTCGATTTCGAGGACGTGCCCAAGGCGTTCAAGGGCATTCCCATCGCGCTGATCACGGCCGGGATTCTGGCCATGGCGTTTATGGGATTCTCCGGTCTGGTTTGATTTCCGATTTGTAAGCGGCTATTTCCGCACATCCCTCGAACGGGGCGAATGGAATGTACTTGAGGTACTACCCATTCGTTTCCCGAGAGGAGAAAATGGGTGTAAATATTAAATATTCAGCGATTTAATCTTTGCACAGGGTTTCTTCTTCGAGGGATTCCAAGCATAATAAGGTAATTCCAGACGAGGTTACGGTTTCCAGATCGTTACCTCGTCTGTTTTGCTGTATTTTGCATAAAATATTCGTTTGCAATTTCTTGCATCGCGCTTCATCTTGACAGACAACTCTGAGGAAATTAGTTTTAACCCCCAAATTTCATCGGAGTATGCGCAGTACATTCAAGGTTCTGTTCTACCTCAAAAAGGACAAACACAAAGTTCAGCCGGTTGTTCCCGTCATGGGCCGTATTACCGTCAACGGTACGATCTCCCAGTTCAGCGCCAAACTTAGCGTTCCTCCCCATCTGTGGGAGGTGAAGGGCGGTCGCGCCAAAGGCAAAAGCCTCGAAGCCGACCGTATCAACCGCTATCTGGATAATATTCGTATCCAGATCGGAAAGCATTACCAGTCTATCTGCGACCGTGACGGATATGTTTCCGCCGATAAGGTGAAGAACGCCTATCTGGGTTTCAGTAAAAGGTATAAACTGTTACTGGAGTTATGCGATGAATTCTGCAAAGAGTACAAGAACCGTATAGATGTGGACCGTACTATCCATTCCTTATTCCGTTATCAAACGCTACGACGCGATTTGAGTCTTTTCATCTGTCAGGACTATAAAGTCAAGGATATACCCCTTGTGGAACTGGATCAGTCTTTTGCAGAGAAGTTTGCCGCCTATCTGAAACATGTCAGGGGCCTTGCCGACACGACGATCAGCGTTGAGATCAAATCACTGAAGCATATCGTCAAGAAAGCGTTTAACGACGGGCAAATGGAGAAGAATCCGTTTGCCTATTACTACTACTTTGCCGACCAGCCGGAAATTGAATATCTCACCGAAGAAGAAATCAATAAACTAATTATCGGCAAAGTCAAGCAGCAGCGTCAGGATCGGACACGGGATATGTTTCTGTTCTGTTGTTTTACGGGCCTGTCCTATGCCGATCTGGCCAAACTGAGTTATGAGGAGTTGAAACAAACTCCGAACGGAGCATGGTGGATTAGCAGTATCCGTCAGAAAACGAAAGTACCGTTTACGGTAAAACTACTTCCGGTTGCGAAAGCTATTCTTGAAAAGTATCGTATTCCTGCCAACCGATTCAACCGGCTCTTTCCCGAGAATCCGGGAAAGGTTTTTCCGGTAGCTTCATTGAAATCCTCGGATGTCTGCCTGAAACATATCGCCAGACAATGCGAAATTACCAAGAATCTGAAATTCCACATGGCGAGACATACCTTTGCAACGACGGTCTCCTTGATGAACGGCATTCCGCTGGAAACAGTGTCAAAAATGTTGGGACACAAATATACGACCACGACTCAGATTTATGCCAAGGTGACAAACCAAATGATAGATAATGCGATAAGCCGAATAGAGGACCAAATTGGCGAACGGTTCCAATGTCCAACTCTGAAAGAAGAGAGCGACGGCTAATCCGAAAGACATCGGCGGAAAAGGCGACATTCTGCGGTTCGGATGCCAGTCGCTTCGCTAC
This Alistipes shahii WAL 8301 DNA region includes the following protein-coding sequences:
- the rsxC gene encoding electron transport complex subunit RsxC, which encodes MRTFPMGGVHPSENKLSCAKPIEVLPLPDVVTIPLAQHIGAPAVAKVAKGDRVLTGQLIAEAGSFMSANIHSPISGTVTAVDMVVNGQGLRQMMITIKREGDDWAEGIDRSDALVKVCPFSAQEIIAKIKDAGIVGMGGATFPTHVKLSVPPGKKAECVIINGVECEPYLTSDHRTMLEHGEELVVGVTILMKAVGVGKAYIGIENNKPDAIAHLTKIAAGYKGIEVVPLKVMYPQGGEKQLIAAVTGRQVPPPPALPIDVGAVVCNASTTVAVYQAVLKNKPLIERVVTVTGKSVKEPKNLLTRMGTPISALIEAAGGLPGDAGKVINGGPMMGRAMVNLDSPVTKGCSGITVMSGRDAQRREATQCIKCAKCVSACPMGLEPYYLSKMTQKKGWDELEALMITSCIECGCCQSTCPAYLPLLDWVRLGKQTVMGLIRARAAAAPKK
- a CDS encoding RnfABCDGE type electron transport complex subunit D; the protein is MANKLIVAPAPHVQTAQSTTRIMRDVVIALMPALVVSTVVFGLDVLRVTALSVVSCVVIEYLIQKFMVRGATTVGNWSAVVTGVLLAFNLPASIPWWIVVMGAFVAIAVAKMTFGGLGKNPFNPALVGRVFLLIAYPVQMTTWPLPVNGSFDVLSGATPLAAVKQGLAGPGAIGVQEMLLGNIPGSLGEVAAAALLCGFVYLLWRRVITWHIPVTVLATMAVFAGVVAMCSVSFDALPQAADGTCSAGYKLGYLFGTAWRAGIFHVLAGGAMLGAIFMATDYSTSPMTVRGGVIFAVGIGLITMCIRLWGAYPEGMSFAILIMNACVPLINKYVKPKRFGVK
- a CDS encoding RnfABCDGE type electron transport complex subunit G, whose product is MKSTLLNMTAVLFGITLVASAGVGFVNMITVEPIAAAKEAATLAALNEVLPAFDVTTTEELTIDDMPITVYTATAGGSVSGYAVQSMTKQGFGGVVRLMVGFTPEGEVVNVNVLEQTETPGLGTKMADEGNVLLASVKGRKLESKKLVDGKLAVTKDGGDVDALTAATISSRAYVDAINRAWMAYKSVATGEAPTDTASGATAAAGQTNEPAAQEGGQNE
- a CDS encoding RnfABCDGE type electron transport complex subunit E — protein: MNKLQIISSGIVKNNPTFVLVLGMCPTLGTTTSAENGMGMGLATMAVLIMSNLVISLIKNIIPDKVRIPAFIVVIASFVTIIQMLMQAYVPALYGALGVFIPLIVVNCIILGRAEAFASKNSPLDSILDGVGIGLGFTLALTVIGAVREILGSGAIFGVNLGFADVAPLIFVLAPGAFLVLGYLMVLFNKLAKK
- the rsxA gene encoding electron transport complex subunit RsxA; amino-acid sequence: MELSYFAIIIGAIFVNNVVLAQFLGICPFLGVSSKVETSLGMGAAVTFVMAIAAVVAWLIQTYVLVPLDIVYMQTIVFILVIAALVQMVEIMLKKLSPSLYQALGIFLPLITTNCAVLGVAILMIQKEFNLLQSVTYSVATALGFALALVLFAGIRERLDFEDVPKAFKGIPIALITAGILAMAFMGFSGLV
- a CDS encoding site-specific integrase, with the protein product MRSTFKVLFYLKKDKHKVQPVVPVMGRITVNGTISQFSAKLSVPPHLWEVKGGRAKGKSLEADRINRYLDNIRIQIGKHYQSICDRDGYVSADKVKNAYLGFSKRYKLLLELCDEFCKEYKNRIDVDRTIHSLFRYQTLRRDLSLFICQDYKVKDIPLVELDQSFAEKFAAYLKHVRGLADTTISVEIKSLKHIVKKAFNDGQMEKNPFAYYYYFADQPEIEYLTEEEINKLIIGKVKQQRQDRTRDMFLFCCFTGLSYADLAKLSYEELKQTPNGAWWISSIRQKTKVPFTVKLLPVAKAILEKYRIPANRFNRLFPENPGKVFPVASLKSSDVCLKHIARQCEITKNLKFHMARHTFATTVSLMNGIPLETVSKMLGHKYTTTTQIYAKVTNQMIDNAISRIEDQIGERFQCPTLKEESDG